One window of the Rhizorhabdus dicambivorans genome contains the following:
- a CDS encoding helix-turn-helix domain-containing protein has product MDNDDDIARANRAKRGSPYLNTDQAAAYLKLSGRLLKRMRRSGKGPVFRRHSRFVQYHIDDLDAWSRDQSAREIGHD; this is encoded by the coding sequence ATGGACAATGACGATGACATTGCACGGGCGAATCGCGCCAAACGCGGCTCGCCCTATCTCAACACCGATCAGGCGGCGGCCTATCTGAAACTGTCGGGCAGGCTGCTCAAGCGCATGCGGCGCTCGGGCAAGGGGCCGGTATTCCGCCGCCATAGCCGCTTCGTCCAATATCATATCGACGATCTCGACGCCTGGTCCAGGGACCAGTCGGCGCGGGAGATCGGCCATGACTAA
- a CDS encoding S26 family signal peptidase, giving the protein MTKHRTSLSNAPHLAWGDQLRAARARRRALGRRAAIIASGIALLGGTMIFPPVPRLLWNASASAPIGLYAVTPGASIDVGDMVVARVPEPWRAMAARRHYIPANVPLVKRVAAGPGDEVCALGQEITINGQHVADRHIRDGRNRTMPVWYGCQHLRGKQYFLLMSGNTASFDGRYFGLTDESLLIGKARLLWAR; this is encoded by the coding sequence ATGACTAAACACCGGACCAGCCTATCCAACGCGCCGCACCTGGCCTGGGGCGATCAGCTTCGCGCGGCGCGCGCCCGGCGTCGGGCACTCGGCCGCAGGGCCGCCATTATCGCGTCGGGCATCGCTCTGCTGGGCGGCACGATGATCTTCCCGCCCGTGCCCCGTCTCCTGTGGAATGCCAGCGCCAGCGCGCCGATCGGCCTTTATGCTGTCACTCCGGGAGCCTCAATCGACGTCGGTGACATGGTCGTTGCCCGCGTGCCCGAGCCATGGCGTGCGATGGCGGCACGGCGACATTATATCCCGGCCAATGTCCCGCTGGTGAAGCGCGTCGCGGCCGGGCCGGGTGACGAAGTCTGCGCGCTCGGTCAGGAAATTACGATCAATGGCCAACACGTTGCCGATCGCCATATCCGGGATGGCCGGAACCGGACCATGCCCGTCTGGTATGGATGCCAGCACCTGCGCGGGAAGCAATATTTTCTGCTGATGAGCGGCAATACGGCGTCCTTCGATGGCCGCTATTTCGGGCTGACCGACGAGAGCCTGCTTATCGGAAAGGCTCGGTTGCTATGGGCGCGCTGA
- a CDS encoding lytic transglycosylase domain-containing protein: MGALRLLAPALLLVSTPAHAENVGRWRAHIEEASLRFGIPVGWIEGVMRAESDGQTMMAGRPIRSRAGAMGLMQLMPRTWNDMRRRLGLGANPDEPRDNILAGTYYLRLMYDRFGYPGLFGAYNAGPGAYGDWLAGRRKLPGETVAYLANVTGRDAPVVTNRPAPVPLFVVGREVTPPPLSSLFVVRRDVP, translated from the coding sequence ATGGGCGCGCTGAGGCTCCTGGCCCCGGCCTTGCTATTGGTCTCCACTCCAGCCCATGCCGAGAATGTCGGCCGGTGGCGCGCCCATATCGAGGAAGCGTCGCTGCGTTTCGGCATTCCTGTCGGCTGGATCGAGGGGGTCATGCGGGCCGAGAGCGATGGGCAGACCATGATGGCGGGACGGCCCATTCGCAGCCGTGCCGGAGCGATGGGCCTGATGCAGCTGATGCCCAGGACATGGAATGACATGCGCCGCCGTCTTGGCCTCGGAGCCAACCCGGATGAGCCGCGCGACAATATCCTCGCGGGCACATATTACCTCCGGCTGATGTATGATCGGTTCGGATATCCCGGACTGTTCGGTGCCTATAATGCCGGTCCCGGCGCTTATGGTGACTGGCTCGCTGGCAGGCGGAAGCTCCCCGGCGAGACGGTCGCCTATCTGGCGAATGTCACGGGACGCGATGCGCCGGTCGTGACGAACAGGCCGGCTCCGGTTCCCCTGTTCGTGGTCGGCCGGGAGGTCACGCCACCACCGCTGTCGTCGTTGTTCGTGGTGCGCCGCGATGTTCCGTGA